AGACGAGCCGCCGAAAGCACGCTGAGTGCCCTGTCGCGCCAGCCTCCAAGCACAGGAGCTAGACGAGCCACCGAAGGTACACCGAGTAGCGTAGGTACCGGTCAGATCAGAGGAGATACGTCACATGGTGGGCGGCGCCGGTCCCCGAGCCTGGGGTTCGGCCGAGTCGCCGCTAGCATGCCGAGTGGTCTGTGCCGACGAAGTGGTGGCCAAGTAAGGAAGCTCTCGGGAGCCTACCTCAGCCAGCGGCATGATCCATATTTGGTCCCCTACAAGGTAAACATATTTTGATATACATGATATCGAGTCGGTAGCGAATCCGATCATTAtaaaatgcatgtaaaatttttcgcgtcttgctcttaCTAGGTCACATAATTTTCCCGGGTAGGTAGCGTATTAtatttaagcacctgatccctgatagTCATAGCCCATAGCGCAGGGAGCATGGTTGCATGCACGCGATAGAACATAGGCGTACAGACGAGTCAAGATCTCACGGATTAAAGCGTGTGCTACCCCGGTATTTTAGCGGCCGTTAAGAGAAAACTGGAGCAGTTGATGCTGCGTGAAAAAGGAGAATGCTCGTGGAGCGTATATTATACACCCGTTAGGTGTAGTCCCTACTGCAAGCCCAGAGCTACATGAGTAGTCACGAACGCAAATATGGTGTGGCCACGGAGGCACATGATTAATATACAGTGATATAAAAAATATTAAAGCATGATTTGGCTTGATTTGTGGGCGATTGTCAATGAAACCGCAGCAGTTGTCGATGGAGCCAACTAGTCAGAGTCGATCCCGAGTAGTTCTAGTCAAGCGGAGTAGTCGGGGTCATCATCGGTGTGTCGATGGTGTGAGCAGGAATCGTGCCGAGTAGTTGAGGTAGTCGGCAACGCAATCTGAAGTCGTGCCGAGTAGTCGTTGTAGTCGGCGACACAAGTTGGAGTCGTGCCGAGTAGGAGAAGAGTGGCGGCAGCTGCGGTACACGCCGTAGCCTGACGTAGATCGGTGTATAGGGTGAGACGGAGTTGCACAGCTGCACAGCCATGTTGAGCACATGCCATCGGACATTGGGTGGGACTCAAATTGTGTGGACTCCTAGATAGGAGCCGCGTTGCGTAGCCTGAATAGGAGTTGGGTACGATGTTCCCCAAATTAGATTGAATCGGATCCAAGAAGTTCTGGTGCAGCACTAGTCGAAATCGCGTCGAGAACGGACTCCTCCTTGATCTCCATAGCTAGACCAGAGAGTAGCATCTTATCGAGTTGTCGACAAACTCGTTGAGATGACTGTGTTGTGTTGCTAAAGATGCCTCTGGCTCCCTCGTGTCGGCCAGATGGCTGATGAAACTACCTGATTCATTGGCGACGCAGAACCAGAAGCCGAAAACAGCGCTGTTGAAGTCGAAAGATGCCATCAAATTCGCCGATGGATACTCGATGAACCCCCGTACTTGGCGCGTCagtttgtcggtgtttaacctccaagcctaCCAAGAGATACCtctgaggtggtagattgtaagtggggtatcgccgagatcagaaactcaaaagtgcaaggaacacaaaactttagTCAGGTTCGGGCCATAGtatgtgtaataccctacgtcatgtATGCTAGTTTGTATTGTCTTACGTTGTGATTGTTGTGTCTTTATTTGGAGGGGtctctgcccgcccttatatagtctggaggatagggttacatgaaaatcCTAATCTGATACTTAGTTTAAGAGTCCTAGCCGAGTACTGATTAGGTAGTTTCCTCCAGTTCCTACCAGTCCTACTCacgtacgagtagttacaactggtgtaaagtgtgggtcatgtcccatactttatcctagaatatatataatatgtgcgcagtcccgtagcTCCGGAGATCACATTGATTTTAGTCTATCATGTTAACTTTTATTTTGTAACTAAACATACTTTCTCAGTCGGTGAATATGGTATATTATGAATAAACATTGCAGAACTGGGAGAATATTCACTGCTAGGTCATTGCACTTTGAGTTTGAACCCACCATATTGTTCAACTCCTTACATTTCATGAATTTTCATTGGTACACAAAAAATCAATTTTCTTATGGAAATGGATGGGCTTACCCCTACTATATATTAATAAAAATAGAAATTGTAAAAATAGAAATAAAAAAGATTACACAAGAGACTCTAACCACGTTCTAATAGAGGGGAAATATCTAGGCTTCGCACGGCGCATAAACATGGAGAATTCGTGTTTAAACATATACAAAAATCAATTCGTTGGGTAATAATAATATCCCGAGGTCGTTGAAAGGCCAGTTATCTGCTGCAGTGTCCGTGTATCATCTGAGAGACAGAGACAGACGAGGCCGATCATGgtgccatcatcatcatcatacaGCGGAGTGCCATTGGTGAGGATGGAAAACCTCTCGCCTGACTTGTTTCTGACCGGAAACTTTCCTCTCCAGCATCTTCCTGTGAATGTGCTCACGATGATGCTAGTTGCTGGACCAATGTCGTCAGCATGCACCAGCAGTTCCGCGACATTGCGACCGACTGCTTCTGATGCAGGGTAGCCATACAGATGCTCGGCGCATCGGTTCCTGTTACATGTAGCAGCAGCACCAGGATCAAGTGTGTATGAGAATTATATGTAGAATCACATATTAGTGTATTACTAATTTGATATGCTAGCTTCTTGTGCCATGCAACTTAATAACCGTTAGTTGTGTCTTGTGTCACTTTGTGGAACTACGTCCTGCTCCACTGTGTACTAACATTTTTCCAGCTTTTCGAAACAACATTTTCCCAGCATGTTTCTAAATAAACATTTTTCCAGCATGTCCAAAAGAAAACTTGATGCTAAAAGGTATGCACAAGAACAACTTAACCAAAcccagaaagaaagaaagaaagaaagaaagaaagaagttGGGAGAAGCCTTACCAGTAGAGGACCTTCCCCTGGAGGTCAAGGATGTGCACGGCCTGCCccagcgactgcaggaccatggCATGGTGCCTGCGGGACAGCCCAGCTCCCGTATCCTCTTCAGGAGCTCCTCCGCGTCCATCGCCGGCGAACGACCCAGTCCGGCCTCACTCGCTCTACTATACTTTTAGTCTTTCAGATCAAATATACTGACAACAAATCAAATAGAGGCATCAGCGCCAAGAACTGAAGGAAGAAGACAAGAAACCGAGCCGCCATGAAGCGTCTCAAGATGAGGAGAAGATCATGAGCAAAGGGCCTTAGCTATCTCATGCCTGGCATACGAACGGCCGGTTGGCCGGAGCTTGCCGGACTGGATCCACCCTGTCCGTGTGATCGAAGAGGGAGATGGCAGTGTTGGAAATAAATTCTGCACTGTTAAGAAAAACGTTTAAACCATCTAAACGTGATTAAAAAAACCTAATGATAAAACCCTAATGGGCTGTGATCAGCAGGCCCATTAGGCCTGTTTCCAGAGGCTGGCCCCAGCCCCACAGTGCCTATAAACATAAGGTCGTGGTTAGCACCCTAATGACCTAATTAatctcaatctaaaaccctagccACCACTAGTCTGATCGCTAAGGCATTGGAGGGGTTTGGAAGGCCAAGCACTCCCGTTGGCGCCCGAAGGACGCCGATTCGCCGCTGCATCTCCTACACCGACAAGAACGCCTACTTCCTCTACGGATCAGGCGTAAATGGCTGCCACCACTGCTAACGCTGGTATAATGATTACTGTTTATTCCGCATTAGATTGATTTGTCATGAACTAGGTTGTGTTAAGATTCTGGATAATCTTGCTGTTaattttaagttttgacaaatcTAACAATCGGTATCAGAGCCATCTTAACCTAGTCATGCACGGTCATATTTTGAGCCCTTTTTTTATGCCTCTGTTTCGTCGGTTTTAAGATGCAAAGTGCTGTGCAGATTAGATCCTATTGCACAGTTAAGATTGATTCTTTTTTAGACGTAATTAGTTCCTGCAGAAAGGTTTTATGTGTTAATCATGCTTGATTAGATCTAAATCATGGTTAATTAGTTTTCTGATCACGAGATTATATCTAATCTAATTCGGTTTATGTCAAATTTAAGTTTAATCTTGATCTGTTAATGCTAAGTGTCTCGAATTAGATGCAAAGGTTTaacatttattctaattcaTGGTTAAACCGAGACAAAATCGATGATTAGCTATGCAATTAAGGTTAGGGCATGCTGCTAATTAATCTGTTCCCAAATTAGATCTCTGTTCATGTTTAATTTCCGCAAAATAAGATTCAAAATCATGAACAAGATGCATAAGTAAGCATTGAGAGGAAGGGGAATACAAATCTCAGATCCCGTcatgaaccctaaccctaaaaaAAAACTCACCTGCGCGCGGCAGCCGGCTGCCCGCTGCTGGGCCCGCCCGCGCGGCAGCTGCACCCCGCGTGCGCCGCCCGCTCCCGCAGCGCCACGCGGCCGCCCCGAGCGCGCCACCCCGAGCGCGGCAGCCCACGCGGCAGCCGGCGCCCGCCACGCGGCACCCGCGCGGCCGCCCCGAGCGCGCTCCAGCGCGCGGCAGCTGGCGCCCGCCCGCGCAGCAGCCCGCGCGCCTGCCCGCGCGGCAGCCGGCGCTAGCCCGCGTGGCAGCCCACGCGCCGTCCGCGTGGCCCTGCGCGGCCGCCCCGAGCGCGCAGCCCGAGCGCCGCCTCGCGCGCCGCTGGGCCCGCCCGCTGCGCCGCCTCGCGCGCTGCGGCACCCGCGCgtgagtctgtgcgaccctgtgccgcgcgccgccgcgcgccagcgccgcccccaACGCTGCCTCTGAGCGGCGGCTGTGCCCGGGGGTGGGAGAGGATGAAGTGGAGTGAGAAAGTTAGGGTTTCATTCCGACCGAGCTGTTTTATATGAGCTGCCGTAAGTTTCTGGCCGTTCGATCGGAATGGAGCGTCCAGATTTACACGCATTAGGGTTTCCGCGGGATGGGCCAAATGGGCCTAATGTGCAGATTGGGCTGCGCGTATAGAAGGGATTTTTGGGCTGTTTTATGAGTTTTAGCCCAGTTAATGTTTAAAGTATTTTATttactgtttcttatgtttaaaGCTCAAGTTAATTGCTGTTATGTTTAAAGTTTTAATTATTTCTGTTGCACTTATTATTACCAGCATTATGTTAATTAATTTCCATGAGTTATGTAATTTTTTTTTAATCCTGTTTTAGTTACATTTATTCGCTGAAAATTATGTTCATCCACCATAAGCAATTAAGATGCACTCTATTTAAATGGAACCATCGGGAAGTTTATTTAGACACTTATAATTAATTCTAACCATCGTTGATTTAATTATGAGTTTAATGATAAATTTTGTTTGTTTTCCCCATCGGTGATGCAAATTGAAATTTATGTATGATTTTAATCAGACCATCGTAGGGTTAATTTTATACTTCTTATGCGCATCTTAATTGTGAGTTTAATGAAATTATTGTTCTCATAATTTTTCAGTGAACACTGTGACGGGCTACCTGAAATCCATTGAGCCACTGAATGGCACCAACTATCCAAGCTGGTATAAAGATGTTAATGTTGCCATTGCTGTGTGCGAGTATGATCTCGCCTTACGTCAAGACAAGCCAGCAGAGCCCGCTGATCCCGATGGTGATCGTACCGCCATTGAGAAGTGGGAGAGATCAGACAGGATGGCCAACATGATCATTAAGAACACGATCACTCCGGCCATCTGTGGTGTTATTCCTGATAAggaccaggatggtaatgatcTGAGCGCCAGGGCATATCttgccaaggtggaggagaacTTTAAGAGTTCTTCCAAGACTTATGCTAGCACCCTGATCATGAAGATGCTGACTTCACAGTATGATGGGCAAAGTGGAATCAGGGAGCACATTATGAGCATGTGTGACATGGCAAATAAGCTGAAGACACTGGATATGGCTATCTCTGATGGTTTTCTGGTGCACTTCATTATGACTTCTCTGCCAGTACAGTACAGTCCCTTCAAAATAAGCTACAACACTCAGAAGGCGACTTGGAGCATGGCTGAGCTCATTAGTTACTGtgttgaggaagaagaaaggcagaaagCTGAAAGGATGAAGGATGCTGTCAACATGGTCAGCGAGCGCTTTGGGCGTGTTAGCATGAATAACACTTCCAAGCATCAGGCTGAGTCTGGCAGCAACAGGCAGCATAAGAAAAAGTTTAAGGG
The Panicum hallii strain FIL2 chromosome 6, PHallii_v3.1, whole genome shotgun sequence genome window above contains:
- the LOC112898382 gene encoding uncharacterized protein LOC112898382, with translation MAATTANAVNTVTGYLKSIEPLNGTNYPSWYKDVNVAIAVCEYDLALRQDKPAEPADPDGDRTAIEKWERSDRMANMIIKNTITPAICGVIPDKDQDGNDLSARAYLAKVEENFKSSSKTYASTLIMKMLTSQYDGQSGIREHIMSMCDMANKLKTLDMAISDGFLVHFIMTSLPVQYSPFKISYNTQKATWSMAELISYCVEEEERQKAERMKDAVNMVSERFGRVSMNNTSKHQAESGSNRQHKKKFKGHKSKAVSHKKTSNERLCKFCKSPKHEQKECHGFKEWLKNKGIQFDPNYKRGGAKPKSG